Proteins encoded together in one Pseudomonas sp. ADAK13 window:
- a CDS encoding protein-glutamate methylesterase/protein-glutamine glutaminase, which translates to MVVKVLVVDDSGFFRRRVSEILSSDSNIQVVGTATNGKEAIDQALALKPDVITMDYEMPMMDGITAVRHIMQRCPTPVLMFSSLTHEGARVTLDALDAGAVDFLPKNFEDISRNPEKVKQMLCEKVHSISRSNRRSLFSAPAPAPVTPPPAAPSTFGRPAPAPVARPAVAPVRTAAPTAHSPAPKRKAYKLVAIGTSTGGPVALQRVLTQLPANFPAPIVLIQHMPAAFTKAFAERLDKLCRISVKEAEDGDILRPGLALLAPGGKQMMVDGRGAIKILPGDERLNYKPCVDITFGSAAKSYGDKVLAVVLTGMGADGREGARLLKQGGSAIWAQDEASCVIYGMPMAIVKADLADAVYSLDDIGKHLVEACL; encoded by the coding sequence ATGGTAGTCAAGGTCCTGGTGGTGGACGATTCGGGTTTCTTCCGCCGCCGCGTCTCGGAAATTCTTTCATCGGATTCCAATATCCAGGTGGTCGGCACGGCCACCAACGGCAAAGAGGCGATCGATCAGGCCCTGGCCCTCAAGCCGGACGTGATCACCATGGACTACGAGATGCCGATGATGGACGGCATTACGGCGGTGCGGCACATCATGCAGCGCTGCCCAACGCCGGTGTTGATGTTCTCCTCGCTGACCCACGAAGGCGCCCGGGTGACCCTGGATGCGCTGGATGCCGGCGCGGTGGACTTCCTGCCGAAGAATTTCGAAGACATCTCGCGCAACCCCGAGAAGGTCAAGCAGATGCTCTGCGAGAAGGTGCACAGCATCTCCCGCAGTAACCGCCGCAGCCTGTTCAGTGCGCCGGCACCGGCACCGGTTACGCCGCCACCGGCCGCCCCGAGCACTTTTGGTCGCCCGGCACCTGCGCCGGTTGCGCGTCCGGCCGTCGCCCCTGTGCGTACGGCTGCGCCCACTGCGCATTCGCCTGCGCCCAAGCGCAAAGCCTACAAGCTGGTGGCCATCGGTACGTCCACGGGTGGCCCGGTGGCTTTGCAGCGGGTGTTGACCCAACTGCCGGCCAACTTCCCGGCGCCGATCGTGTTGATCCAGCACATGCCTGCCGCGTTCACCAAGGCCTTCGCCGAGCGCCTGGACAAGCTGTGCCGCATCAGCGTCAAGGAAGCCGAGGATGGCGACATCCTGCGTCCGGGCCTGGCGCTGCTGGCCCCTGGCGGCAAGCAGATGATGGTCGACGGCCGTGGCGCGATCAAAATCCTGCCGGGTGACGAACGCCTGAACTACAAGCCGTGTGTGGATATCACCTTCGGTTCGGCGGCCAAGTCCTACGGCGACAAAGTTCTGGCGGTGGTGTTGACCGGCATGGGCGCCGACGGCCGTGAAGGCGCGCGCCTGCTCAAGCAGGGCGGCAGCGCGATCTGGGCCCAGGATGAAGCCAGCTGCGTGATCTATGGCATGCCCATGGCCATCGTCAAAGCCGACCTGGCGGACGCCGTCTACAGCCTGGACGACATCGGCAAGCACCTGGTGGAGGCCTGCCTCTAA
- a CDS encoding protein phosphatase CheZ, with protein MEHKESSQADFESTLKKHAHQLVESLEKGQFGDAVQLIHELNQTRDRGLYQEVGKLTRELHSAIVNFQIDPHMPQAEEISQITDATERLSYVVRLTEAAANRTMDLVENATPLVNGMASEAKALSNDWGRFMRREVGAEEFRELARRVDGFLSRSEQENRTVSSNLNDILLAQDYQDLTGQVIKRVTQLVTEVESNLLKLVLMAGQVDRFAGIEHDREAILSEKDPQKHLAKGEGPQIHADKREDVVSGQDDVDDLLSSLGF; from the coding sequence ATGGAGCATAAAGAATCATCGCAGGCCGACTTTGAGTCGACCCTGAAAAAACATGCTCATCAACTCGTCGAAAGCCTTGAAAAAGGCCAGTTCGGCGACGCGGTGCAGTTAATCCATGAGCTCAACCAGACCCGTGACCGCGGCCTGTACCAGGAAGTGGGCAAGCTCACCCGTGAGTTGCACAGTGCGATTGTCAATTTTCAGATTGACCCGCACATGCCCCAGGCCGAAGAAATCTCGCAGATCACGGATGCCACCGAACGCCTGTCGTATGTGGTCAGGCTGACTGAGGCGGCGGCCAACCGCACCATGGACCTGGTGGAAAACGCCACGCCTCTGGTCAACGGTATGGCCAGTGAAGCCAAGGCCCTGAGCAACGATTGGGGCCGGTTCATGCGGCGGGAAGTGGGCGCTGAAGAGTTTCGTGAACTGGCGCGTCGGGTCGACGGCTTTTTGTCCCGCAGCGAGCAGGAGAACCGCACGGTTTCCAGCAACCTCAATGACATTCTGCTGGCCCAGGACTACCAGGACCTGACCGGCCAGGTGATCAAGCGCGTGACCCAACTGGTCACCGAAGTGGAAAGCAACCTGCTCAAACTGGTGTTGATGGCGGGTCAGGTTGACCGGTTTGCAGGCATCGAACATGACCGCGAAGCGATCCTTTCTGAAAAAGATCCACAAAAACACCTCGCCAAGGGTGAAGGTCCGCAGATTCATGCCGATAAACGTGAAGACGTTGTATCCGGGCAAGACGACGTAGACGATTTGCTGTCCAGTTTAGGCTTCTAA
- a CDS encoding flagellar motor protein, producing the protein MDVLSLIGIIMAFVAIIGGNYLEGGHLGALANGPAALIVIGGTVGAALLQSPMSSFKRAMQILIWIIFPPRVDLPGGIDRVVNWSLTARKEGLLGLEGVADAEPDSYARKGLQLLVDGAEPEAIRSILEVDFYTQESRDINAAKVFESMGGYAPTIGIIGAVMGLIHVMGNLADPSQLGSGIAVAFVATIYGVASANLVLLPVASKLKSIAMRQSRYREMLLEGILSIAEGENPRSIELKLQGFMD; encoded by the coding sequence ATGGATGTACTGAGCCTGATTGGCATCATCATGGCGTTTGTCGCGATTATCGGCGGCAACTACCTCGAAGGCGGCCACCTGGGCGCGCTGGCCAACGGCCCGGCAGCGTTGATCGTGATCGGCGGCACCGTGGGCGCAGCGTTGTTGCAGTCGCCCATGAGTTCGTTCAAGCGTGCCATGCAGATCCTCATCTGGATCATCTTCCCGCCGCGGGTCGACCTGCCGGGCGGCATCGACCGCGTGGTCAACTGGAGCCTCACGGCGCGCAAGGAAGGCTTGCTGGGCCTGGAAGGCGTGGCCGATGCCGAGCCTGACAGCTACGCGCGCAAAGGCCTGCAATTGCTGGTGGACGGCGCCGAGCCGGAAGCGATCCGCAGCATCCTGGAAGTGGATTTCTACACCCAGGAAAGCCGCGACATCAACGCCGCCAAAGTCTTTGAAAGCATGGGCGGCTACGCGCCGACCATCGGCATCATCGGTGCGGTGATGGGCCTGATCCACGTGATGGGCAACCTGGCCGATCCGTCGCAACTGGGCAGCGGGATTGCCGTGGCGTTCGTCGCCACTATCTACGGCGTGGCCAGTGCCAACCTGGTGTTGTTGCCGGTGGCCAGCAAGCTCAAGTCCATTGCCATGCGCCAGTCGCGTTATCGCGAGATGTTGCTCGAAGGCATCCTCTCGATTGCCGAGGGTGAAAACCCGCGCTCCATCGAATTGAAGCTCCAGGGCTTCATGGATTGA
- a CDS encoding chemotaxis protein CheA, with amino-acid sequence MSFGADEEILQDFLVEAGEILEQLSEQLVELESRPDDANLLNAIFRGFHTVKGGAGFLQLHELVECCHIAENVFDILRKGERHVDSELMDVILEALDAVNGMFSEVRERAPITAATPELLAALARLAEPAANAPVVEAVAEPVAEPAGDITDSEFEQLLDSLNAVKAEAEAPAASAPAMVPTTEDITDAEFESLLDQLHGKGQFAPDAVAAAPAPTEAAAPASNEITDDEFEALLDQLHGKGSFAADALPEVAATAAAPAAPAAAAAPAADGLISDHEFEALLDELHGKGKFTEAVGTAAPAAAAAAAVATPAPVAAKAAAPVAAKPAPTAAPAPARAAAAPAPDKQPASEAETTVRVDTARLDDIMNMVGELVLVRNRLVRLGLNSGDEAMQKAVSNLDVVTADLQTAVMKTRMQPIKKVFGRFPRLVRDLARQLKKEINLELVGEETDLDKNLVEALADPLVHLVRNAVDHGVETPEEREASGKSRQGKVILAAEQEGDHILLSITDDGKGMDPTVLRNIAVKRGVMDKDAADRLTDTECYNLIFAPGFSTKTEISDVSGRGVGMDVVKTKISQLNGSINIYSTKGQGSKIVIKVPLTLAIMPTLMVMLGNQAFAFPLVNVNEIFHLDLSRTNVVDGQEVVIVRDKALPLFYLKRWLVASAKHEEQREGHVVILSVGTQRIGFVVDQLVGQEEVVIKPLGKMLQGTPGMSGATITGDGRIALILDVPSMLKRYAARRI; translated from the coding sequence ATGAGCTTCGGCGCCGATGAAGAAATCCTTCAGGATTTCCTTGTAGAGGCCGGCGAAATTTTAGAGCAACTGTCCGAACAACTGGTCGAGCTGGAAAGCCGACCGGATGATGCGAACCTGCTCAATGCAATTTTTCGCGGTTTTCACACTGTAAAAGGGGGCGCCGGCTTCCTCCAGCTCCACGAGCTGGTGGAGTGCTGTCACATCGCCGAGAACGTGTTCGACATCCTGCGCAAGGGTGAGCGGCACGTCGACTCGGAACTGATGGACGTGATTCTGGAAGCACTGGACGCGGTCAACGGCATGTTCAGTGAAGTGCGCGAACGTGCACCGATCACTGCAGCCACGCCGGAACTGCTGGCCGCCCTGGCGCGCCTGGCAGAACCTGCGGCCAATGCACCGGTGGTTGAAGCGGTGGCTGAGCCTGTCGCCGAGCCTGCGGGCGACATCACCGACAGCGAATTTGAACAACTGCTGGACTCGCTGAACGCCGTCAAGGCCGAAGCCGAGGCTCCAGCGGCCAGTGCGCCGGCCATGGTGCCGACCACTGAAGACATTACCGACGCCGAGTTCGAGTCGTTGCTCGACCAGTTGCACGGCAAGGGCCAGTTTGCCCCGGACGCGGTGGCCGCAGCGCCAGCGCCAACGGAAGCCGCGGCGCCTGCCAGCAATGAAATCACCGACGACGAATTTGAAGCGCTGCTGGACCAGTTGCACGGCAAAGGCTCGTTTGCCGCCGATGCACTGCCGGAAGTCGCCGCCACGGCCGCTGCACCTGCAGCACCCGCCGCTGCCGCTGCACCGGCTGCCGATGGCCTGATCTCCGATCACGAGTTCGAAGCGCTGCTGGATGAACTGCACGGCAAGGGCAAGTTCACCGAAGCCGTCGGCACTGCTGCACCGGCTGCTGCGGCCGCCGCTGCGGTGGCAACGCCGGCTCCGGTGGCCGCCAAGGCCGCTGCGCCCGTGGCTGCCAAGCCTGCACCGACGGCTGCACCTGCGCCCGCTCGTGCGGCTGCCGCCCCGGCCCCGGACAAGCAACCGGCCAGTGAAGCCGAAACCACCGTGCGGGTTGATACCGCGCGCCTGGACGACATCATGAACATGGTGGGCGAACTGGTGCTGGTGCGTAACCGCCTGGTGCGCCTGGGCCTGAACAGCGGCGACGAGGCCATGCAAAAGGCCGTGTCCAACCTCGACGTGGTCACCGCCGACCTGCAAACCGCGGTGATGAAGACCCGGATGCAGCCGATCAAGAAAGTCTTCGGGCGCTTCCCGCGCCTGGTTCGCGACCTGGCACGCCAGCTCAAGAAAGAGATCAACCTGGAACTGGTGGGTGAAGAAACCGACCTCGACAAAAACCTTGTCGAGGCCCTGGCCGACCCGCTGGTCCACTTGGTGCGCAACGCCGTCGACCACGGCGTCGAGACGCCGGAAGAACGCGAAGCCTCGGGCAAAAGTCGCCAGGGCAAAGTGATTCTGGCGGCCGAACAGGAAGGCGACCACATCCTGCTGTCGATCACTGATGACGGCAAGGGCATGGACCCGACGGTACTGCGCAACATCGCCGTCAAGCGTGGCGTGATGGACAAGGACGCCGCCGACCGCCTGACCGATACCGAGTGCTACAACCTGATCTTCGCCCCGGGCTTCTCCACCAAGACCGAGATTTCCGACGTGTCGGGCCGTGGCGTGGGCATGGACGTGGTGAAGACCAAGATCAGCCAGCTCAACGGCTCGATCAACATCTACTCGACCAAGGGCCAGGGCTCGAAGATCGTCATCAAGGTGCCGTTGACCCTGGCGATCATGCCGACCCTGATGGTGATGCTGGGCAACCAGGCCTTCGCCTTCCCGCTGGTCAACGTCAACGAAATCTTCCACCTCGACCTGTCGCGCACCAACGTGGTGGACGGCCAGGAAGTGGTGATCGTGCGCGACAAGGCGTTGCCACTGTTCTACCTCAAGCGCTGGCTGGTGGCCTCGGCCAAGCATGAAGAGCAGCGCGAAGGTCATGTGGTGATTCTCTCCGTGGGCACCCAGCGTATCGGCTTTGTCGTCGATCAACTGGTGGGCCAGGAAGAAGTGGTCATCAAGCCTTTGGGCAAAATGCTGCAGGGAACCCCGGGCATGTCGGGCGCGACCATTACCGGTGACGGTCGGATCGCGCTGATTCTCGATGTTCCGAGCATGCTCAAGCGTTACGCCGCACGGCGTATTTGA